A stretch of DNA from Limnothrix sp. FACHB-406:
ATCGCCCCATCCCCAATTTGCACCCCCGGCATAATCGTCACCCCATAGCCCAACCATACGTCATTGCCGATCACCGTGTCGCCCTTGTGGGGCCAGTCGTCGGGCATGGCGGTTTCCCAACCGTTGCCAAACACGGGAAAGGGATAGTTCGTGAACCAATCGGTGCGGTGGTTGCCACCATTCATGATGAATTTGCACTCGGCGGCGATCGAACAAAATTTGCCGATCCGCAGTTTGTCGCCAATGAAGTCAAAGTGGTAGAGCACATTGGCTTCAAAGCGTTCCGGCCCAGCGGGGTCATCGTAGTAGGTGTAGTCGCCCACGATGATCTGAGGATTTTTAATTAAAGGCTTCAAATAAACCAAGCGCCCCTGACCTGGCATGGGATAGGGCTGGTCTGGATCGGGGCCACAGGAGCCAGGATTAGAGGATTCAGGGCTAAAAGGCTCAGAACTCACAGATTCAGGACGAGAAGATTCAGGACAAGAGGACATAGACCATTGCTGATAGTCGCCGGTTTCGTCGAACTCGCTTCAAGCAAGTTCTAGAGCAGGTCGATCGGGCGGCCCGTATTGGCCGATCGCGCCGCCGCATCTGCCACCCGCAGGGTGTATAAACTCTCTTCCGGGCGCACATACAGCGGCGTGCCATTCAGCAGGTAGGCCAACACCGCGTGGGTGTCGCGGGCAAACAACCCCCGCCGACCGCCCACCTCCAGCGGTGTCACCTGATCGCCTTGGATTAGTTGCCCCTGATCGCCCTCATAAATCAACGTGCCCTGACTGCCGCGCACTTCCAACAGCCGCTGGGAACCGTGAAATCGATCGCCCTTGCCATAGGTGACCGTGGCGATCGGGCCGCTGCTAAAGATCAGCCTTGCTTCGCACCAACAGGCGTGATAATCCTCCACCTCCGCTGGCCAGTAGCGAGCCACAGCTCCCACCTGGCGGACGTTTTCAAACACATCCACCAGACGATGGAGCCGAGATAGGGCCCCCACCAGCGGGAATCCAAACAGCGATCGGTTATAAGTCCATTTGCCTGGGGTGGGAATTTGCGGCGCGATGGTGCTGTAGCGAGCGGAGATCACCTCGCCCACTTTGGGCAGCCAAGTTCGCAGGGATTGATGCACGCCCCCCAACAGCTCAATGTGCTCCACATGCAACAGCCGATCGCGCGATCGGGCCAATTCCACCAATTCCGCCGCTTCGTTGGGATCCAGCGCCAGGGGATATTCCGTCACCACATGGCGATCGGCCTCTAGGGCTGCCCGCACGATCGCCCCCCGCTCGGCGTTGGTGTTGCAAACCATCACCAAGTCCACATCCGAGTGGCTGACCAGCTCCCGCCAAGAGTCCAGGGCAATCGCCCCGTAAGTTGCCGCAAAATCCGCCACCTTCTCCGGTGTGCGACCCGCCACCGCCACCAGCTTGGCCGCCAACCAATCTCCCTGTGCATCCGGCAACAGGGCCTCTGCCCGCAACTTTGCCACAAAGCCCGTGCCCACCAGGCCGACGCGCACCGGATTACCCAATAGCATGACTACAGATCACCAACATAGCCCCCCGATCTTAG
This window harbors:
- a CDS encoding Gfo/Idh/MocA family protein; its protein translation is MLLGNPVRVGLVGTGFVAKLRAEALLPDAQGDWLAAKLVAVAGRTPEKVADFAATYGAIALDSWRELVSHSDVDLVMVCNTNAERGAIVRAALEADRHVVTEYPLALDPNEAAELVELARSRDRLLHVEHIELLGGVHQSLRTWLPKVGEVISARYSTIAPQIPTPGKWTYNRSLFGFPLVGALSRLHRLVDVFENVRQVGAVARYWPAEVEDYHACWCEARLIFSSGPIATVTYGKGDRFHGSQRLLEVRGSQGTLIYEGDQGQLIQGDQVTPLEVGGRRGLFARDTHAVLAYLLNGTPLYVRPEESLYTLRVADAAARSANTGRPIDLL
- a CDS encoding CatB-related O-acetyltransferase; the encoded protein is MPGQGRLVYLKPLIKNPQIIVGDYTYYDDPAGPERFEANVLYHFDFIGDKLRIGKFCSIAAECKFIMNGGNHRTDWFTNYPFPVFGNGWETAMPDDWPHKGDTVIGNDVWLGYGVTIMPGVQIGDGAIVATGAVVTRSVDPYTIVGGNPAQPIRKRFDEETIAALLEIRWWDWEIAKITRNLPAICGGDLAALRSAQ